A section of the Deltaproteobacteria bacterium genome encodes:
- a CDS encoding response regulator → MGRKILVVDDEKLVRWSIQKLIGREKCKVVCVASGLEAIEKIKEERFVLIITDLVMPDMNGIEVVKMARELQPGAKIIMMTAYSSAIEKNKAEAAGVSTFINKPFMINEVRSVISKFLSSCNT, encoded by the coding sequence ATGGGCAGGAAAATATTAGTGGTTGACGATGAGAAGTTGGTACGCTGGTCAATCCAAAAATTGATTGGAAGAGAGAAATGCAAGGTCGTTTGCGTTGCAAGCGGGCTGGAAGCCATCGAAAAGATTAAGGAGGAACGGTTTGTTCTAATCATCACCGACTTGGTTATGCCGGACATGAATGGGATCGAGGTTGTAAAAATGGCTCGAGAGTTGCAGCCGGGCGCCAAGATTATCATGATGACGGCTTACAGCTCGGCTATCGAGAAGAACAAGGCAGAGGCGGCCGGCGTCTCAACCTTTATTAACAAACCCTTTATGATTAACGAAGTCAGGAGTGTTATCTCCAAGTTCTTGTCCTCCTGTAACACCTGA